Proteins from one Muntiacus reevesi chromosome X, mMunRee1.1, whole genome shotgun sequence genomic window:
- the LOC136153616 gene encoding long-wave-sensitive opsin 1 — translation MAHEWGPQRLAGGQPQANFEESTQGSIFTYTNSNSTRDPFEGPNYHIAPRWVYHLTSAWMVFVVIASVFTNGLVLAATMRFKKLRHPLNWILVNLAIADLVETIIASTISVVNQMYGYFVLGHPLCVVEGYTVSLCGITGLWSLAIISWERWMVVCKPFGNVRFDAKLAIAGIAFSWIWAAVWTAPPIFGWSRYWPHGLKTSCGPDVFSGSSYPGVQSYMIVLMITCCFIPLSVIVLCYLQVWLAIRAVAKQQKESESTQKAEKEVTRMVMVMIFAFCLCWGPYTFFACFAAAHPGYAFHPLVAALPAYFAKSATIYNPIIYVFMNRQFRNCILQLFGKKVDDSSELSSVSKTEASSVSSVSPA, via the exons ATGGCCCACGAGTGGGGCCCCCAAAGGCTTGCAGGTGGGCAGCCACAGGCCAACTTTGAGGAGAGCACCCAGGGGAGCATCTTCACCTACACCAACAGCAACTCCACCAGAG ATCCCTTCGAAGGCCCCAATTACCACATCGCTCCCAGATGGGTGTACCACCTCACCAGCGCCTGGATGGTCTTCGTGGTCATCGCGTCCGTCTTCACTAATGGGCTTGTACTGGCAGCCACCATGAGGTTCAAGAAGCTCCGCCACCCTCTCAACTGGATCCTGGTCAACTTGGCCATCGCTGACCTGGTGGAGACCATCATCGCCAGCACCATCAGCGTCGTGAACCAGATGTATGGCTACTTTGTGCTGGGCCACCCCCTGTGTGTCGTGGAGGGCTACACTGTCTCCTTGTGTG GGATCACCGGTCTCTGGTCCTTGGCCATCATCTCCTGGGAGAGGTGGATGGTGGTCTGCAAGCCCTTTGGCAACGTCAGATTTGATGCCAAGTTGGCCATCGCGGGCATCGCCTTCTCCTGGATCTGGGCTGCTGTGTGGACGGCTCCGCCCATCTTTGGTTGGAGTAG GTACTGGCCCCACGGCCTGAAGACTTCCTGTGGCCCCGATGTGTTCAGTGGCAGCTCCTACCCGGGTGTGCAGTCGTACATGATCGTTCTCATGATCACGTGTTGCTTCATCCCGCTCAGCGTCATCGTGCTCTGCTACCTGCAAGTGTGGCTGGCTATCCGAGCG GTGGCGAAGCAGCAGAAAGAATCTGAGTCCACCCAGAAGGCGGAGAAGGAAGTAACCcgcatggtgatggtgatgatcttCGCCTTCTGTCTCTGCTGGGGGCCCTACACCTTCTTTGCCTGCTTCGCCGCTGCACACCCCGGCTACGCCTTCCACCCTCTGGTGGCCGCCCTGCCAGCCTACTTTGCCAAAAGTGCCACTATCTACAACCCCATTATCTATGTCTTCATGAACCGCCAG TTTCGAAACTGCATCTTGCAACTTTTTGGGAAGAAGGTGGATGACAGCTCTGAACTCTCCAGTGTTTCCAAAACAGAGGCGTCATCCGTCTCTTCAGTGTCACCTGCATGA